The following are encoded together in the Arthrobacter sp. Y-9 genome:
- the rpsN gene encoding 30S ribosomal protein S14 codes for MAKKSKIARNEQRKVIVERYAAKRLELKKTLVDPNATDEAREEARLGLQKLPRNASPVRVRNRDAIDGRPRGTFQKFGISRVRFRDMAHKGELPGITKSSW; via the coding sequence ATGGCGAAGAAGTCCAAGATTGCTCGTAACGAGCAGCGCAAGGTCATCGTTGAGCGCTACGCTGCCAAGCGCCTCGAGCTCAAGAAGACCCTGGTCGACCCGAACGCGACCGACGAGGCACGCGAGGAGGCCCGCCTGGGTCTGCAGAAGCTGCCCCGCAACGCTTCCCCCGTCCGCGTCCGCAACCGCGACGCCATCGACGGCCGCCCCCGTGGCACCTTCCAGAAGTTCGGCATCTCCCGTGTCCGCTTCCGCGACATGGCCCACAAGGGCGAGCTGCCGGGCATCACCAAGTCTTCCTGGTAG
- the rpmB gene encoding 50S ribosomal protein L28, with translation MAAHCQVTGAEPGFGHSISHSHRRNKRRFDPNIQKKRYWVPSLRRNVTLQVSAKGIKVIDQRGIDAVVAEILARGVKL, from the coding sequence ATGGCAGCACACTGCCAGGTGACTGGGGCCGAGCCGGGCTTCGGGCACAGCATTTCGCACTCGCACCGCCGCAACAAGCGTCGGTTCGACCCGAACATCCAGAAGAAGCGCTACTGGGTTCCGTCCCTGCGCCGTAACGTGACCCTGCAGGTTTCTGCCAAGGGCATCAAGGTCATCGACCAGCGCGGTATCGACGCTGTTGTCGCCGAGATTCTGGCTCGTGGGGTGAAGCTCTAA
- a CDS encoding iron chelate uptake ABC transporter family permease subunit produces MSPALTDPRVSGTGPAAPASGHPREGGAEAPAAVVRSPREARRRVRPLTVVLAILVPLLVLGYVLLGSYTVTFPDLVTIVVSNLRGEPGIPGASFIVLENKIPRAVLGALAGLAFGLSGATFQTMLRNPLASPDVIGVSSGASASAVAAIVLFGASGAAVSVAALVGALAVALLIYSLSRGGLGGGNAGLRLILAGIGVGAALQAVVQFLMARTDIRTAADALLWVSGSLNPASGERITVLTLALVVLVPALLWLSRPLRVLELGDDAAAGLGVNVPRARLGLLLVAVALAAFGTAAAGPLAFVAFLSLPLARQLDPRAGLPTAALSGAAIVVIADFAGANLAPLLLGGSVLPVGLVTGALGAPFLLWLLVAPAGRAQRADRTTRKAAA; encoded by the coding sequence ATGAGCCCGGCTCTCACGGACCCGAGGGTCTCCGGCACCGGTCCCGCGGCTCCGGCGAGCGGTCACCCGCGGGAGGGCGGCGCGGAGGCGCCGGCCGCCGTCGTGCGCTCGCCGCGTGAGGCCCGCCGCCGTGTGCGGCCGCTGACCGTGGTCCTGGCGATCCTGGTGCCGCTGCTGGTGCTCGGGTACGTCCTGCTCGGCAGTTACACCGTGACGTTCCCGGACCTGGTGACCATCGTGGTGAGCAATCTCCGCGGCGAACCGGGCATCCCGGGGGCCAGTTTCATCGTGCTGGAGAACAAGATCCCGCGCGCCGTCCTCGGCGCCCTGGCGGGCCTGGCGTTCGGCCTGTCCGGCGCGACCTTCCAGACCATGCTCCGCAACCCCCTCGCCAGCCCCGACGTGATCGGCGTGAGCTCCGGTGCGAGCGCGAGCGCCGTGGCCGCGATCGTGCTGTTCGGCGCGTCCGGAGCGGCCGTCTCGGTGGCCGCGCTGGTGGGCGCCCTCGCCGTGGCGCTGCTGATCTACTCGCTCTCGCGAGGCGGCCTGGGCGGCGGCAACGCGGGCCTCCGGCTCATCCTGGCCGGCATCGGCGTGGGTGCGGCGCTTCAGGCCGTGGTGCAGTTCCTCATGGCGCGCACCGACATCCGCACCGCCGCCGACGCCCTGCTGTGGGTCTCCGGTTCGCTGAACCCGGCGTCGGGGGAGCGCATCACGGTGCTGACGCTCGCCCTCGTGGTGCTGGTCCCGGCCCTCCTCTGGCTGTCCCGGCCGTTGCGGGTGCTGGAGCTGGGCGACGACGCCGCCGCGGGCCTGGGCGTGAACGTCCCCCGCGCGCGCCTCGGGCTGCTGCTGGTCGCCGTCGCACTGGCGGCGTTCGGCACCGCCGCGGCCGGTCCGCTGGCCTTCGTGGCCTTCCTGTCCCTGCCGCTGGCCCGGCAGCTCGACCCCCGGGCCGGACTGCCGACCGCGGCCCTGAGCGGCGCGGCGATCGTGGTGATCGCGGACTTCGCGGGAGCCAATCTGGCGCCTCTCCTGCTGGGCGGCTCCGTCCTCCCGGTGGGTCTCGTCACGGGCGCTCTCGGCGCCCCCTTCCTCCTCTGGCTTCTGGTGGCCCCGGCCGGGCGCGCCCAGCGGGCGGACCGTACGACACGAAAGGCGGCGGCATGA
- a CDS encoding siderophore-interacting protein, translating into MSGTSVTAGTAAVEPMAIAFAVQVTAVQDLGANFRRITFGGYSLRQFGVHGELLDARIKVIIPPRTADGWAALPEFNAHDEGWYQQWLALPEEERGSMRTYSVRQARLDAAYPEIDVDFVLHGVHGDGEAGPAATWAAQATAGDRLTIIGPNNRAAHCITAQTYGGIEWRPGLAQRVLLAGDETAVPAICAILETLPAYMSGHAFLEVPEAGDFQDVRTAADIEITWLARGASLGRSRPHGEVLQEAVRRAVPLPGHARLGADGKPAVAGSEPADVNIDAEILWDTPQLLDPSEVEATRVPGAPSGALPFYAWVAGEAGVVKEIRRYLVRDAGIDRKQVAFMGYWRHGRVIG; encoded by the coding sequence ATGAGTGGAACGTCCGTGACGGCAGGCACCGCCGCCGTCGAACCCATGGCCATCGCTTTCGCCGTTCAGGTGACGGCGGTGCAGGATCTGGGCGCCAATTTCCGCCGGATCACGTTCGGCGGGTACAGCCTGCGCCAGTTCGGCGTGCACGGTGAGCTGCTGGACGCCCGCATCAAGGTGATCATCCCGCCGCGGACCGCCGACGGCTGGGCCGCGCTCCCGGAGTTCAACGCGCACGATGAGGGCTGGTACCAGCAGTGGCTCGCGCTGCCGGAGGAGGAGCGCGGGTCGATGCGCACCTACTCCGTTCGTCAGGCCCGTCTCGACGCGGCCTACCCGGAGATCGACGTGGACTTCGTGCTGCACGGCGTGCACGGCGACGGCGAGGCCGGCCCCGCGGCGACGTGGGCCGCCCAGGCGACGGCGGGCGACCGTCTGACCATCATCGGGCCGAACAACCGGGCCGCGCACTGCATCACTGCGCAGACCTACGGCGGCATCGAGTGGCGCCCGGGCCTGGCCCAGCGCGTGCTCCTGGCCGGCGACGAAACCGCGGTCCCCGCGATCTGCGCCATCCTGGAGACCCTGCCCGCCTACATGAGCGGCCACGCCTTCCTGGAGGTCCCGGAAGCGGGCGACTTCCAGGATGTGCGCACCGCGGCGGACATCGAGATCACGTGGCTGGCGCGTGGCGCCTCGCTGGGCCGTTCCCGTCCCCATGGCGAAGTGCTGCAGGAGGCCGTGCGCCGGGCCGTCCCGCTTCCGGGTCACGCCCGGCTCGGGGCCGACGGCAAGCCTGCCGTGGCGGGCTCCGAGCCTGCGGACGTCAACATCGACGCCGAGATCCTCTGGGACACCCCGCAGCTGCTGGATCCGTCTGAAGTGGAGGCGACACGCGTGCCGGGCGCACCTTCCGGCGCTCTGCCGTTCTACGCCTGGGTGGCCGGGGAGGCCGGTGTGGTCAAGGAGATCCGCCGCTACCTGGTGCGCGACGCCGGCATCGACCGCAAGCAGGTCGCCTTCATGGGCTACTGGCGCCACGGCCGCGTCATCGGCTGA
- the rpmG gene encoding 50S ribosomal protein L33 encodes MAKKDKDVRPIIKLKSTAGTGYTYVTRKNRRNDPDRLVLKKYDPVVRQHVEFREER; translated from the coding sequence ATGGCAAAGAAGGACAAGGACGTACGTCCGATCATCAAGCTGAAGTCCACCGCGGGCACCGGCTACACCTACGTGACGCGCAAGAACCGTCGTAACGACCCGGACCGTCTGGTCCTGAAGAAGTACGACCCGGTTGTGCGCCAGCACGTCGAATTCCGAGAGGAGCGCTAA
- a CDS encoding SGNH/GDSL hydrolase family protein, with protein sequence MPNGVRGWADRVADRLAKAEPGWEYANLAIRSKRLRHIIDEQLEPALAMKPTLISLYAGGNDILDLGTDMDRLMEDYRGLVASLASTGAQLILFTGYDVKVSALLEPLKKRNTFYNERVREIAAEHDAILVDYWCFDAYSDPRMWDTDRLHMSKAGHKYLAARVLEQLGVPHRIKEKDWDPPTPRGFREWEAAQRRWVHEWVLPLFGRKLRGVTLGDTLEPRWPEPVKVPRKGGLRKLAERRLLDAASDGERP encoded by the coding sequence ATGCCCAACGGGGTGCGGGGCTGGGCGGACCGTGTCGCGGACCGGCTGGCGAAGGCCGAACCCGGCTGGGAGTACGCCAATCTGGCGATCCGCAGCAAGAGGCTCCGCCACATCATCGACGAGCAGCTCGAACCCGCGCTCGCCATGAAGCCCACGCTCATCTCGCTCTATGCGGGCGGGAACGACATCCTCGACCTCGGCACCGACATGGACCGCCTCATGGAGGACTACCGGGGACTCGTGGCGTCCCTGGCGTCCACGGGCGCGCAGCTGATCCTCTTCACGGGCTACGACGTCAAGGTCTCCGCACTCCTGGAGCCCCTGAAGAAGCGCAACACCTTCTACAACGAACGCGTCCGGGAGATCGCCGCCGAGCACGACGCGATCCTCGTGGACTACTGGTGCTTCGACGCCTACAGCGACCCGCGCATGTGGGACACCGACCGGCTGCACATGTCCAAGGCCGGGCACAAGTACCTCGCCGCCCGGGTCCTGGAGCAGCTCGGTGTCCCGCACCGCATCAAGGAGAAGGACTGGGATCCGCCCACACCCCGGGGGTTCCGTGAGTGGGAAGCCGCTCAGCGCCGCTGGGTGCACGAGTGGGTCCTGCCCCTGTTCGGCCGGAAGCTGCGCGGGGTGACCCTGGGGGACACCCTCGAACCGCGCTGGCCGGAGCCTGTGAAGGTCCCCCGGAAGGGCGGTCTGAGGAAACTCGCGGAACGCCGTCTGCTGGACGCCGCATCGGACGGAGAGCGCCCGTGA
- the aztD gene encoding zinc metallochaperone AztD: protein MIRTLLKHAPAHPRPDSRRTKPWLALAVPAAVVGLLLTGCGTPAPAAGTSATSTPTASAKPREAAGPTPRLVLSHDGGLTVLDAKTLKPVGGAELDGFLRLNPAGDGRHVLVSTGDAFRVFDAGAWSEPHGDHSHHYTSAPRLTGRAFAADHAGHVVRHAGRTVLFSDGSGKVESFDPKTLTEALKTGLPTTSVYTTPHPHHGVAVELSDGKLLVTRGDERSRSGISVLGPAPKGGSSQNRPELLKNDDCPGVHGEAVAADEAVVVGCQNGMLIYRDGKITKVDSPDSYGRLGNQAGSEKSPVILGDYKVDRDATLERPTRVSLVDTRTATLRLVELGTSYSFRSLGRGPAGEALVLGTDGGLRVIDPTTGKISATIPVVGAWTESETWQDPRPTLHVRGGTAYVTEPGKRTLHTVDLGTRKVTGSTQLEHVPNEMTSIDG, encoded by the coding sequence ATGATCCGCACCCTCCTGAAACACGCCCCTGCCCACCCCCGCCCGGACTCGCGCCGCACCAAGCCGTGGCTCGCGCTCGCCGTGCCGGCCGCCGTCGTCGGGCTGCTGCTCACCGGCTGCGGCACCCCGGCGCCTGCCGCCGGTACCTCCGCCACGAGCACGCCGACGGCGAGCGCGAAACCGCGCGAGGCGGCCGGACCGACTCCTCGGCTCGTCCTCAGCCACGACGGCGGCCTCACCGTCCTCGACGCGAAGACGCTCAAGCCTGTGGGCGGCGCCGAACTCGACGGCTTCCTCCGTCTCAATCCCGCCGGGGATGGCCGTCACGTGCTCGTCTCGACCGGGGACGCCTTCCGGGTGTTCGACGCCGGGGCCTGGTCCGAGCCGCACGGCGACCACTCGCACCACTACACCTCCGCCCCGCGCCTGACCGGCCGCGCGTTCGCCGCCGACCACGCCGGGCACGTCGTGCGGCACGCCGGGCGGACGGTCCTGTTCAGCGACGGCTCCGGCAAGGTCGAGTCCTTCGACCCGAAGACCCTCACGGAAGCCCTCAAGACCGGCCTGCCCACCACCTCCGTCTACACCACACCGCATCCCCATCACGGCGTGGCGGTCGAACTCTCCGACGGGAAGCTCCTGGTGACCCGCGGCGACGAGAGGTCCCGGAGCGGCATCTCCGTGCTCGGTCCCGCTCCGAAAGGCGGCAGCAGCCAGAACCGCCCCGAACTGCTGAAGAACGACGACTGCCCCGGCGTGCACGGCGAAGCCGTCGCAGCGGACGAGGCCGTGGTGGTCGGCTGCCAGAACGGCATGCTGATCTACCGCGACGGCAAGATCACCAAGGTCGACAGCCCGGACTCCTACGGCCGCCTGGGCAACCAGGCCGGGTCGGAGAAGTCGCCCGTGATCCTCGGCGACTACAAGGTGGACCGTGACGCGACCCTCGAGCGCCCCACCCGCGTCTCCCTCGTGGACACCAGGACGGCCACCCTGCGGCTGGTCGAGCTGGGGACCAGCTACTCGTTCCGTTCCCTCGGCCGCGGACCCGCCGGAGAAGCGCTCGTGCTCGGCACCGACGGCGGCCTGCGCGTGATCGACCCGACGACCGGGAAGATCTCCGCGACCATCCCCGTGGTCGGCGCCTGGACCGAATCGGAGACCTGGCAGGACCCCCGCCCGACGCTCCACGTCCGCGGCGGCACCGCCTACGTGACCGAGCCCGGAAAGCGCACCCTGCACACCGTGGACCTCGGCACGCGCAAGGTCACCGGGAGCACGCAGCTGGAACACGTCCCCAACGAGATGACCAGCATCGACGGCTGA
- a CDS encoding YciI family protein — MIVVSLSYRVPLDVVEFHIPAHLEWLDECYSRGLFVASGRKSPRTGGILLSTAGLDEVRAAVERDPFNVNGVAEFDIEEFVPNRVAEGYEALLPPEAD; from the coding sequence ATGATCGTGGTGTCCCTCAGCTACAGAGTCCCGCTCGACGTGGTGGAGTTCCACATCCCGGCCCACCTCGAGTGGCTGGACGAGTGCTACTCACGCGGGCTGTTCGTGGCGTCCGGCCGCAAATCTCCCCGCACCGGCGGCATCCTGCTGTCCACGGCGGGCCTGGACGAGGTCCGCGCCGCCGTGGAACGCGACCCCTTCAACGTCAACGGCGTGGCCGAGTTCGACATCGAGGAGTTCGTGCCCAATCGGGTCGCCGAAGGGTACGAGGCGCTCCTGCCGCCCGAGGCCGACTAG
- a CDS encoding MarR family transcriptional regulator, translated as MKDVRWLSPAERRAWLAVVSVSTLLPAALDTDLNTRGRLSLFDYNVLAMLSEADGRYLAMSELAARTSASLSRLSHVVTKLQGRGWVQRESHPEDARVTVAHLTDEGFQTLTRLAPEHVEVVRELVFDALDEQDVEDLARVGERIVERLNCDHWILREGRELQEGR; from the coding sequence ATGAAGGATGTACGGTGGCTCTCGCCGGCTGAGCGGCGGGCCTGGCTGGCGGTGGTGAGCGTGAGCACGCTCCTGCCCGCGGCGCTGGACACGGACCTCAACACCCGGGGCCGTCTCTCCCTGTTCGACTACAACGTCCTGGCCATGCTCTCCGAGGCCGACGGGCGGTACCTGGCCATGAGTGAACTGGCCGCTCGGACGTCCGCGTCGCTCTCCCGCCTCTCGCATGTCGTCACCAAGCTCCAGGGCCGCGGCTGGGTCCAGCGGGAGTCGCATCCCGAGGACGCCCGGGTCACCGTGGCGCATCTGACGGACGAGGGTTTCCAGACCCTGACCCGGCTCGCCCCGGAACACGTCGAAGTGGTGCGGGAGCTGGTGTTCGACGCGCTGGACGAGCAGGATGTGGAAGACCTGGCCCGCGTCGGTGAACGGATCGTGGAACGCCTCAACTGCGACCACTGGATCCTCCGCGAGGGCCGGGAACTCCAGGAAGGCCGCTGA
- a CDS encoding iron ABC transporter permease: MLTLAVLLGLACLASLAVGARAVPFPEVLDALGHAFAPAADPGNGDQAVVLSRLPRTVLAVVAGAALGLAGVLMQGVTRNPLADPGILGVNAGAACAVVFGIQFLGLASVGAYLWVALIGAAVAMVLVYVLATFAGRAQGGSGSGPTPLSLALAGAALSAGLYSLMSMALVTRQDTLDRFRFWQLGSVAAREWDAVLPALPFLAVGAVLALGMARPLNGLAMGDDAARALGQRVGLTRAVAGIAVVLLAGGATAVAGPIGFVGLVVPHALRRFTGPDHRWLLGTTLLAAPALVLVADVLGRVVVLPGEIPAGVLTAMVGAPVFVLLLRRGKGVGV, translated from the coding sequence CTGCTGACCCTCGCCGTCCTGCTGGGGCTGGCCTGCCTGGCCTCCCTGGCGGTCGGCGCGCGGGCCGTGCCGTTCCCCGAGGTCCTGGACGCCCTCGGCCACGCGTTCGCCCCGGCGGCAGACCCCGGCAACGGTGACCAGGCCGTCGTGCTGTCGCGGCTGCCGCGCACCGTGCTGGCCGTCGTCGCGGGTGCGGCGCTCGGCCTGGCGGGCGTCCTCATGCAGGGCGTGACCCGCAACCCCCTGGCCGACCCCGGCATCCTCGGCGTCAATGCCGGCGCCGCGTGCGCCGTGGTGTTCGGCATCCAGTTCCTGGGCCTCGCCAGCGTGGGCGCGTACCTCTGGGTCGCCTTGATCGGCGCGGCCGTGGCCATGGTGCTCGTGTACGTCCTGGCGACGTTCGCCGGACGCGCCCAGGGCGGCAGCGGCTCCGGCCCCACCCCGCTGTCCCTCGCCCTCGCCGGCGCCGCCCTCTCGGCCGGGCTGTACTCCCTCATGAGCATGGCCCTCGTGACCCGGCAGGACACCCTGGACCGTTTCCGTTTCTGGCAGCTCGGCAGTGTGGCCGCGCGCGAATGGGACGCCGTCCTCCCCGCTCTTCCCTTCCTGGCCGTCGGGGCCGTCCTGGCGCTCGGCATGGCCCGCCCGCTCAACGGCCTCGCCATGGGTGATGACGCGGCCCGCGCCCTGGGCCAGCGTGTCGGCCTGACCCGCGCGGTGGCAGGCATCGCCGTGGTGCTGCTGGCCGGTGGGGCCACGGCCGTCGCGGGGCCGATCGGCTTCGTCGGTCTGGTCGTCCCGCACGCCCTGCGCCGCTTCACGGGCCCGGATCACCGCTGGCTCCTCGGGACGACGCTCCTGGCCGCTCCGGCCCTGGTGCTCGTGGCGGACGTCCTGGGCCGCGTGGTCGTGCTGCCGGGCGAGATCCCGGCCGGTGTGCTGACCGCGATGGTCGGCGCCCCCGTCTTCGTCCTGCTCCTCCGACGCGGCAAGGGGGTGGGCGTATGA
- a CDS encoding ABC transporter ATP-binding protein, with amino-acid sequence MSRLNAQNITLQYQDRAIVEDLSLTLPEGRITMIVGANACGKSTLLRGLSRLLKPAQGVVTLDGKDIHTRAARDLARELGLLPQHPLAPDAITVRELVGRGRYPHQGFFRSASADDDAAVHQALEVTGTLELAERPVSELSGGQRQRVWIAMALAQETDVLLLDEPTTYLDLAHQVEVLDVVTELNQRRGTTVAIVLHDLNLAARYAHYVVAMKEGRIVAQGPSQEVFTQDLVSEVFGLESQVLLDPVSGTPLIVPIGRHHSTRREEARA; translated from the coding sequence ATGAGCCGGCTCAACGCCCAGAACATCACGCTCCAGTACCAGGACCGGGCGATCGTGGAGGACCTGTCCCTCACCCTGCCCGAGGGCCGGATCACCATGATCGTGGGGGCCAACGCCTGCGGGAAGTCCACGCTGCTGCGGGGCCTGTCCCGCCTGCTGAAGCCCGCGCAGGGCGTGGTGACCCTGGACGGCAAGGACATCCACACCCGCGCGGCCCGCGATCTGGCCCGCGAACTCGGCCTGCTGCCGCAGCACCCGCTGGCGCCCGACGCGATCACGGTCCGCGAGCTCGTGGGCCGTGGCCGCTACCCGCACCAGGGCTTCTTCCGGAGCGCCAGTGCGGACGACGACGCCGCCGTCCACCAGGCGCTCGAGGTCACCGGCACGCTGGAGCTGGCCGAGCGCCCCGTGAGCGAGCTGTCCGGCGGCCAGCGGCAGCGGGTCTGGATCGCCATGGCCCTGGCTCAGGAGACCGATGTGCTCCTGCTCGACGAGCCCACCACCTACCTCGACCTGGCCCACCAGGTGGAGGTCCTGGACGTGGTCACGGAGCTGAACCAGCGCCGGGGGACCACGGTGGCGATCGTGCTGCATGACCTCAATCTGGCCGCGCGCTACGCTCACTACGTGGTGGCCATGAAGGAAGGACGGATCGTGGCACAGGGTCCGTCCCAGGAAGTCTTCACCCAGGACCTGGTGTCCGAGGTGTTCGGCCTGGAATCCCAGGTCCTGCTCGACCCTGTCTCCGGGACCCCCTTGATCGTCCCCATCGGCAGGCACCACAGCACCCGACGCGAGGAGGCCCGCGCATGA
- a CDS encoding SGNH/GDSL hydrolase family protein, which translates to MTDFTTRYVALGDSFTEGVGDIDPTRPNGVRGWADRFAALLAQDAADDGGVGYANLAIRGRKMRGILAEQIEPALAMKPTLVSIYAGANDILRPRIDIDALLAEYGRAVARLRDSGAQVLLFTGFDARSSKVFGPMRGRTAIYNELVRGIAEDHDAIVVDYWRFAEYNDWRLWGVDRMHMSTLGHQNMAERVFHRLRGIQTPGAEPGPFTPPLLPAAPVVPRAEAFKANAAWTRDEAVPWVKRRLTGTSSGDSLSPRYPHLVDPGSLDD; encoded by the coding sequence ATGACCGACTTCACCACCCGTTACGTGGCACTGGGCGACTCCTTCACGGAAGGCGTCGGTGACATCGACCCCACCCGCCCGAACGGCGTGCGCGGCTGGGCGGACCGGTTCGCGGCGCTGCTCGCCCAGGACGCGGCCGACGACGGCGGGGTCGGCTACGCGAACCTGGCGATCCGCGGGCGCAAGATGCGCGGGATCCTGGCCGAGCAGATCGAGCCTGCGCTCGCGATGAAACCCACGCTCGTGAGCATCTACGCCGGCGCCAATGACATCCTCCGGCCCAGGATCGACATCGACGCGCTCCTGGCCGAGTACGGCCGGGCCGTCGCGCGCCTGAGGGATTCCGGCGCGCAGGTGCTGCTCTTCACCGGCTTCGACGCGCGCTCCTCCAAGGTCTTCGGCCCCATGCGCGGGCGGACGGCGATCTACAACGAACTGGTCCGGGGCATCGCCGAGGACCATGACGCGATCGTCGTGGATTACTGGCGCTTCGCGGAGTACAACGACTGGCGCCTCTGGGGCGTGGACCGGATGCACATGTCCACCCTGGGGCACCAGAACATGGCCGAGCGGGTGTTCCATCGTCTGCGCGGAATCCAGACGCCTGGCGCAGAGCCGGGGCCGTTCACCCCGCCGCTCCTGCCGGCGGCGCCCGTGGTCCCGCGGGCCGAGGCGTTCAAGGCCAACGCGGCGTGGACGCGCGACGAGGCCGTGCCCTGGGTCAAGCGCCGGCTGACAGGGACCTCCTCCGGGGATTCGCTGAGTCCTCGCTACCCCCACCTGGTGGACCCGGGCAGTCTGGACGACTGA
- a CDS encoding FBP domain-containing protein, translated as MQQPSAQKIRASFINASRSEASKLNLPKDFDSLDWENLDYLGWRDPKMPLRGYLVLPSDDGKLTSVLLRAPEGGARKNRSVLCELCRAVHAKNDVFLWVARRAGQSGRDGNTVGTLICADFDCSANVRVEPPKNEINPDPAVVVKERIVGLKERAQLFLDRVQGL; from the coding sequence ATGCAGCAACCCAGCGCCCAGAAGATCCGCGCCTCCTTCATCAACGCCAGCCGCTCCGAGGCCTCCAAGCTCAACCTCCCCAAGGACTTCGACTCCCTGGACTGGGAGAACCTGGACTACCTCGGCTGGCGGGACCCCAAGATGCCCCTGCGCGGCTACCTCGTCCTGCCGTCCGACGACGGCAAGCTCACCTCCGTCCTGCTCCGGGCGCCCGAAGGCGGGGCCCGGAAGAACCGGTCCGTGCTCTGCGAACTCTGCCGGGCCGTTCACGCCAAGAACGACGTGTTCCTGTGGGTGGCCCGCCGCGCAGGCCAGTCCGGCCGTGACGGGAACACCGTCGGCACGTTGATCTGCGCCGACTTCGACTGCAGCGCCAACGTGCGCGTGGAGCCGCCGAAGAACGAGATCAACCCGGACCCCGCCGTCGTCGTGAAGGAACGCATCGTGGGCCTGAAGGAACGCGCCCAGCTGTTCCTGGACCGCGTCCAGGGCCTCTGA
- a CDS encoding ABC transporter substrate-binding protein, producing the protein MSSDVNQPSRRTLLRTGAGLGAAALSAVVLAACATGPAGGTASTSAPAQSSSASFPVTIKHVYGETTIKAQPQRVATVAWVNDDVAIALGVVPVGVPKVEWGGNDKGSTPWKDAALEKLGASFGTAKAPAMYSEADGINFTELAKTNPDVILAAYSGLSKDDYQKLSKIAPVVAYPELAWGTPWETATTMIGKALGKETEANELVKNVEQQIKDKAAAHPAIAGKSFIYGNLEPAKGDGVNVYTANDNRPRFLSSIGMTLAPVVADKSKGSKEFFLPWSAEKANELASDVFVTWVPDAKTTDAIKKDPLLGQIPAIKKGAFVAFEDKTVTLATSAASPLSLPWALDTTLDQIAAAAEKAGK; encoded by the coding sequence ATGTCGTCCGACGTCAACCAGCCCAGCCGCCGCACTCTGCTCCGGACGGGAGCCGGCCTGGGCGCTGCCGCCCTGTCCGCCGTCGTCCTGGCGGCTTGTGCCACGGGCCCGGCCGGCGGCACCGCCTCGACCAGCGCACCGGCGCAGTCGAGCTCCGCCTCCTTCCCCGTGACCATCAAGCACGTGTACGGCGAGACCACCATCAAGGCGCAGCCGCAGCGCGTCGCCACCGTGGCCTGGGTCAACGACGACGTCGCCATCGCCCTCGGCGTGGTCCCGGTCGGCGTTCCGAAGGTCGAGTGGGGCGGCAATGACAAGGGCTCCACCCCGTGGAAGGACGCCGCCCTGGAGAAGCTCGGCGCCTCCTTCGGCACCGCCAAGGCCCCCGCCATGTACTCCGAGGCCGACGGCATCAACTTCACCGAGCTGGCCAAGACCAACCCGGACGTCATCCTGGCCGCCTACTCGGGTCTGAGCAAGGACGATTACCAGAAGCTCTCCAAGATCGCACCCGTCGTCGCCTACCCGGAACTCGCCTGGGGCACCCCCTGGGAGACCGCCACCACGATGATCGGCAAGGCCCTCGGCAAGGAGACCGAGGCCAACGAACTGGTCAAGAACGTCGAGCAGCAGATCAAGGACAAGGCCGCCGCCCACCCGGCGATCGCCGGCAAGTCCTTCATCTACGGCAACCTCGAGCCTGCCAAGGGTGACGGCGTGAACGTCTACACCGCCAACGACAACCGCCCGCGTTTCCTCTCCTCCATCGGCATGACCCTGGCGCCCGTCGTCGCGGACAAGAGCAAGGGCAGCAAGGAGTTCTTCCTGCCGTGGTCGGCGGAGAAGGCCAACGAGCTCGCCAGCGACGTCTTCGTCACCTGGGTGCCGGACGCCAAGACCACCGACGCCATCAAGAAGGACCCGCTGCTCGGCCAGATTCCGGCCATCAAGAAGGGCGCCTTCGTCGCGTTCGAGGACAAGACGGTCACCCTCGCCACCTCCGCGGCCTCCCCGCTGAGCCTCCCGTGGGCCCTGGACACCACGCTGGACCAGATCGCGGCCGCGGCCGAGAAGGCCGGCAAGTAG